In a single window of the Bacillus mycoides genome:
- the cysC gene encoding adenylyl-sulfate kinase, whose translation MDTNITWHTASVSKDERRVKNGHHSFVVWFTGLSASGKSTVANAVARKLFEKNIGNYVLDGDNIRHGLNKDLGFSESDRMENIRRIGEVAKLFVDQGTVVLTAFISPFQVDRKQVRDLLAADEFIEVFVKCPIEECEKRDPKGLYKKARQGDIKEFTGVDSPYEEPKQAELIVETHKYSIEECAEQIVKYLQERSFI comes from the coding sequence ATGGATACGAATATTACTTGGCATACAGCTTCTGTTTCAAAAGATGAGAGAAGAGTGAAGAATGGGCATCACAGTTTTGTAGTTTGGTTTACTGGTTTATCAGCTTCGGGTAAATCTACAGTAGCGAATGCGGTTGCTCGTAAACTATTTGAAAAGAATATAGGAAATTATGTGCTAGATGGGGATAATATTCGGCACGGTTTAAATAAAGACTTAGGTTTTTCTGAAAGTGATCGTATGGAAAATATAAGACGTATTGGCGAAGTGGCGAAGCTATTTGTAGATCAAGGTACTGTTGTTCTTACAGCGTTCATTTCACCATTTCAAGTAGATCGAAAACAAGTTAGGGATTTATTAGCGGCAGATGAGTTTATAGAAGTGTTTGTAAAATGTCCAATTGAAGAGTGTGAAAAACGTGATCCAAAAGGGTTATACAAAAAAGCGAGACAAGGTGATATTAAAGAGTTTACTGGTGTTGATTCACCGTATGAGGAACCAAAACAAGCAGAATTAATTGTAGAAACGCACAAGTATTCTATTGAAGAATGTGCAGAACAAATCGTGAAATACTTACAAGAGCGTAGTTTTATATAG
- a CDS encoding nitrite/sulfite reductase, producing the protein MSYEKVWANNEKLNPSEKKKLEKDGLEIFNDIPYYAENGFESIPKEEWDAFKWAGLYLQRPKEAGYFMMRVNIPSGIITNAQAEVLASIAEDYGRDVLDITTRQAIQFHWLEIGQIPDIFKRLVRVGLSSAGACGDITRNITGNPLAGIDANELFDTTSIVKEIYDYFQHNEEFSNLPRKFKMSISSNIYNSANAEINCVAFTPATKEINGEEKVGFHIKIGGGLSARPYLAEELDVFVLPEEVKAVSIAIATIFRDFGYREKRHLARLKFLVADWGAEKFKEKLVEYTGPLQSKGESALKGWNAGYFYGVQDQKQAGLKYVGFNVPVGRLHAEEMFEIARIAKKYGNGQIRTCNSQNFIIPNVPPENVAGLLSEPLFEAISANPKSFIGHAVSCTGIEYCNLALVETKERLRKIAEYLDTQIALDVPVRIHMVGCPNSCGQRQIADIGLQGIKLKTKEKGIVEAFEIYVGGTLLDGGAYNEKLKGKIDGEDLPDVLVSFLSYFQKNKLLAETFYDFVGRVGVEELQIVLNRVLEEVIAS; encoded by the coding sequence ATGAGTTATGAAAAAGTGTGGGCTAATAATGAAAAATTGAATCCGTCCGAGAAAAAGAAATTAGAAAAAGATGGATTAGAAATCTTTAATGATATTCCTTACTATGCGGAGAATGGATTTGAATCTATTCCGAAAGAAGAGTGGGACGCTTTTAAATGGGCAGGATTGTATTTGCAAAGACCAAAAGAAGCGGGCTATTTTATGATGCGTGTCAACATTCCTTCTGGAATTATTACAAATGCGCAGGCAGAGGTGCTGGCTTCCATTGCTGAAGATTATGGGCGTGATGTGTTAGATATTACGACAAGACAGGCGATTCAGTTTCATTGGTTAGAAATTGGGCAAATTCCGGATATTTTTAAGAGGTTAGTTAGAGTTGGTTTATCTTCAGCGGGGGCATGCGGTGATATTACGCGTAATATCACAGGAAATCCACTTGCTGGAATTGATGCGAATGAACTATTTGATACAACATCGATTGTTAAAGAAATATACGATTACTTCCAACATAATGAAGAGTTTTCTAATCTACCACGTAAATTCAAAATGTCTATTAGTTCTAACATTTATAATTCAGCAAATGCAGAGATTAACTGTGTGGCGTTTACACCTGCTACGAAAGAAATAAATGGTGAGGAAAAGGTTGGGTTTCATATAAAAATAGGCGGAGGATTATCAGCTCGTCCGTACTTAGCGGAAGAATTAGATGTATTCGTTTTACCAGAAGAAGTGAAGGCAGTGTCGATTGCAATTGCTACTATATTCCGTGATTTTGGATATCGTGAAAAACGCCACTTAGCACGTTTGAAATTTCTTGTCGCTGACTGGGGCGCTGAGAAATTTAAAGAGAAACTAGTAGAATACACAGGCCCATTGCAAAGTAAAGGGGAAAGTGCTCTCAAAGGCTGGAATGCAGGATACTTTTATGGCGTTCAAGATCAAAAACAAGCAGGATTAAAGTATGTCGGCTTTAATGTACCAGTAGGGCGTTTACACGCAGAGGAAATGTTTGAGATTGCAAGAATTGCAAAGAAATATGGAAACGGGCAAATTCGAACTTGTAACTCTCAAAACTTCATTATTCCGAATGTTCCGCCAGAAAATGTTGCAGGATTATTAAGTGAACCGTTGTTTGAAGCAATTTCAGCAAATCCGAAATCGTTTATCGGTCATGCGGTTTCATGTACTGGCATTGAGTATTGCAATCTTGCGTTAGTAGAAACGAAAGAAAGATTACGCAAAATCGCAGAGTACTTAGATACACAAATTGCACTCGATGTTCCAGTTCGAATTCATATGGTAGGATGCCCGAACTCATGTGGTCAACGTCAAATTGCTGATATTGGTTTGCAAGGGATAAAACTGAAAACGAAGGAAAAGGGAATCGTTGAGGCGTTTGAAATATATGTGGGCGGAACACTATTAGACGGAGGAGCATATAACGAAAAGTTAAAAGGGAAAATAGATGGAGAAGATTTGCCGGATGTTCTCGTGTCCTTTTTAAGTTATTTCCAAAAGAATAAATTACTAGCCGAAACGTTTTATGATTTCGTAGGACGTGTTGGAGTGGAAGAATTACAAATTGTACTAAATCGTGTATTAGAAGAAGTAATAGCATCTTAG